In a single window of the Candidatus Lernaella stagnicola genome:
- a CDS encoding NAD(P)/FAD-dependent oxidoreductase, with product MRIAIVGAGPAGAFCAYHLARRGAQVTLIDRHEHAWEKPCGGGVPPKVRERFPEVMAYEGPKRPVEIGNFVSPTGVPIRLTSRAPMWIVARRDFDGYVRALAREAGARFLNARVTGVSLSRREFRLGGVDERFDFVVGADGAKSVVRRDLLGPLPAEFLSATVGYFLEGRRQEATTWFMDRPGYVWAFPRSDHLCLGGGSSDPDFDVWEAVETIRAEHFADWPVRQKWSAPIPFVRDSAFFDLPTTGPGWAVIGDAAGHVDALTGEGILYAMWGGRLLAGALLAQRPGDYEKTWRRSFGRELAKTADLSRRFYRPESITRVFDVAARSATMRRFLMDMMTDQPSYLKTGNMFLWRLPKIGLELVSHYLKA from the coding sequence GTGAGGATTGCCATCGTCGGTGCCGGGCCTGCCGGTGCGTTTTGCGCCTACCATCTGGCGAGGCGCGGCGCACAGGTCACGCTCATCGACCGTCATGAGCATGCCTGGGAGAAGCCTTGCGGCGGCGGCGTTCCGCCCAAGGTGCGCGAACGCTTCCCGGAAGTCATGGCTTACGAAGGGCCCAAACGCCCGGTGGAAATCGGCAACTTCGTTTCGCCGACCGGAGTGCCGATACGCCTGACAAGCCGCGCGCCCATGTGGATTGTGGCGCGGCGGGATTTCGACGGCTACGTGCGGGCTCTGGCGCGTGAGGCCGGGGCACGTTTCCTTAATGCGCGCGTGACGGGCGTCTCGTTGTCCCGGCGGGAATTCCGCTTGGGCGGCGTGGACGAACGTTTCGATTTCGTCGTGGGGGCCGACGGCGCCAAGTCGGTTGTGCGGCGTGATCTTCTCGGGCCGTTGCCGGCGGAGTTTCTCAGCGCGACCGTCGGGTATTTCCTGGAAGGGCGGCGGCAGGAGGCGACCACTTGGTTTATGGATCGCCCCGGTTATGTGTGGGCTTTCCCGCGGTCAGACCACCTTTGCCTCGGCGGCGGCAGCAGCGATCCCGATTTCGACGTCTGGGAGGCGGTGGAGACCATTCGCGCCGAACATTTCGCCGATTGGCCGGTGCGGCAAAAGTGGTCGGCACCGATCCCCTTCGTCCGCGACTCCGCCTTTTTTGATCTGCCGACGACCGGGCCGGGGTGGGCCGTGATCGGCGACGCCGCCGGGCATGTCGACGCGTTGACCGGCGAGGGGATTTTGTACGCCATGTGGGGTGGGCGGTTGCTGGCCGGCGCTTTGCTGGCGCAGCGTCCCGGCGACTACGAGAAAACGTGGCGGCGGTCGTTCGGGCGCGAACTGGCCAAGACGGCCGACTTGTCGCGAAGGTTTTACCGGCCGGAGTCGATCACCCGCGTGTTTGACGTGGCCGCTCGCAGCGCGACGATGCGGCGCTTTTTGATGGACATGATGACCGACCAGCCCAGTTATCTGAAAACAGGGAACATGTTCCTGTGGCGACTTCCGAAAATCGGCCTGGAACTTGTATCCCATTATCTGAAAGCCT
- a CDS encoding prenyltransferase: protein MKRWLRAVGFYRGFLLTSFMPVSLGATLAWWEGARFHWPLAVATMVAVWLFHAGTNLLNDYYDHLSGTDDINEIRTPFSGGTRVIQEGLLSAEQIRAAGYACFALGLVLFAVLSLFVGWWLWALALFGLLSGWGYTAKPLWLAYRGWGELMIALNFGPALVLTGYYAQTQEFGVAAVWVGCAMGFWTAAIITINQLPDFVADKLSGKRNLVVRWGKRFGLQLWAALILLSLATIIAGVFLGLLPAALVLGLLVTPLVVRLIDRGAGAVEGLEINIAVSADTIKYEILFWVFLMGGLLASRLPGVVA from the coding sequence ATGAAGCGATGGTTGCGGGCAGTGGGTTTCTATCGCGGTTTCTTGTTGACAAGCTTTATGCCGGTGAGCCTCGGCGCGACGCTGGCCTGGTGGGAAGGCGCGAGATTCCATTGGCCATTGGCTGTGGCGACGATGGTGGCGGTCTGGCTGTTTCACGCCGGGACGAATCTGCTCAACGACTACTATGACCATCTTTCGGGCACCGATGATATCAACGAGATCCGCACGCCGTTTTCCGGCGGTACCAGAGTCATTCAAGAGGGCTTGCTTTCGGCCGAGCAGATTCGCGCGGCGGGCTACGCTTGCTTTGCGCTCGGCTTGGTGTTGTTTGCCGTTTTGAGCCTGTTTGTCGGGTGGTGGCTATGGGCGTTGGCGCTGTTCGGGCTGCTGTCCGGGTGGGGCTACACGGCCAAGCCTCTGTGGCTCGCCTATCGCGGATGGGGCGAACTAATGATTGCCCTCAACTTCGGACCGGCATTGGTGCTCACCGGATACTACGCCCAAACCCAGGAATTCGGCGTCGCGGCCGTTTGGGTTGGCTGCGCGATGGGATTCTGGACGGCCGCGATTATCACCATCAATCAACTGCCGGATTTCGTCGCCGATAAACTCAGCGGCAAGCGGAATCTGGTCGTGCGGTGGGGGAAGCGCTTCGGCCTGCAACTGTGGGCCGCGTTGATCCTGCTCAGCTTGGCGACGATCATCGCCGGAGTCTTCCTCGGCCTGTTGCCCGCGGCGCTGGTGTTGGGGCTGTTGGTCACGCCGCTGGTTGTGCGGCTCATCGACCGCGGCGCGGGAGCGGTGGAAGGTTTGGAAATCAACATCGCGGTATCCGCCGACACGATCAAATACGAAATTCTGTTCTGGGTTTTCCTCATGGGCGGCCTACTTGCGTCCCGCTTGCCGGGGGTCGTGGCGTGA